The following are encoded in a window of Brevibacillus ruminantium genomic DNA:
- a CDS encoding MerR family transcriptional regulator: MQIKEMAERLQITPRAIRFYEEKGLIAPKKADHSGYRIFSQEDVWRLQTIITLREVGMPIEDIREILQRIDQEEDSLLHYLEIQRSCMYDRWVELSRVIQTTEQMIGRVKKHQGIDPASLFELAEGNKRLRQMRDNWVDRWNFNQIANQYDAMVTKKTRGFYPYEEYERILEETFQETAPLPEELGLDAGTGTGNLAKRFSDAGIKMCAFDQSPQMLKVCQQKNPAIETKLGSFFAFPYLESQFDFVVTSLALHHLTDEQKTLALAECKRVLKSSGRLIIADSMFVDNEQRASHLHELRLSGNLEAVAEIEDEYYANRSKLMTDLRELGFSVQARQLTTYVHLLTAKLG, from the coding sequence GTGCAAATCAAAGAAATGGCAGAACGGCTGCAAATTACGCCGCGGGCGATACGTTTCTATGAGGAAAAGGGCTTGATCGCTCCCAAAAAAGCTGATCATTCGGGCTATCGAATCTTTTCCCAGGAGGATGTCTGGCGGCTGCAAACCATTATCACGCTGCGAGAAGTCGGGATGCCGATTGAAGATATCCGAGAAATCCTGCAGCGGATTGACCAAGAGGAAGACAGCCTGCTTCATTACCTGGAAATTCAACGCTCCTGCATGTACGATCGATGGGTTGAGCTTTCAAGAGTCATCCAGACAACCGAGCAAATGATTGGACGTGTAAAGAAGCACCAGGGGATCGATCCCGCCTCCCTGTTTGAATTGGCAGAGGGAAACAAGCGCCTCCGGCAAATGAGAGACAATTGGGTCGATCGCTGGAATTTTAACCAGATTGCAAACCAGTATGATGCGATGGTTACCAAGAAAACACGCGGGTTTTATCCGTACGAAGAATACGAGCGTATCCTGGAAGAGACTTTCCAAGAGACAGCGCCGTTACCGGAGGAGCTTGGATTGGATGCGGGAACAGGTACCGGAAATCTGGCTAAACGCTTCAGCGATGCGGGGATCAAAATGTGTGCTTTTGATCAGTCGCCGCAAATGCTGAAGGTCTGCCAACAGAAAAATCCTGCAATTGAGACCAAGCTGGGCTCATTTTTTGCTTTTCCGTATTTAGAGAGCCAATTTGATTTCGTCGTGACGAGTCTTGCCCTGCATCACCTTACTGACGAGCAGAAAACGCTCGCTTTGGCCGAGTGCAAACGGGTCTTAAAATCAAGCGGGCGCCTGATCATTGCGGATTCCATGTTTGTGGATAATGAGCAGCGCGCCTCCCATCTCCACGAGTTGCGGCTGTCAGGAAATTTGGAGGCCGTGGCTGAGATTGAGGACGAATACTACGCGAACCGCTCCAAACTGATGACAGATTTGCGGGAGCTGGGTTTTTCCGTCCAGGCTCGGCAATTGACTACCTATGTCCATCTCCTTACCGCCAAGCTGGGTTAA
- the ftsW gene encoding putative lipid II flippase FtsW translates to MKTRGVPDFLLLFLTALLVGFGITMVLSSSSIFALTSFTVNGCKVCGGDELYFVKRQAVFLLVGTVGMLITMNIPFSFYKRNFLLIAFVSVLALILVLIPGIGQKIQGARSWFSLGPVNLQPAEFAKLGLILYLAAIISKKGDGFRDLKKGLLPPLVVTGIFCGLIVIQPDMGTAAILLGTAVIVMICGGARLSHLFLLGFPTSTLAFIAYVTTKNHAWDRLTSFMDPWSDPLDTGYHIKQSLIAIAHGGWTGTGFGKSIQKYLYLPEAHTDFIFAVMAEELGFIGTTLFLLIYLLFLLRGIQICLKVQDTFASLAGIGIISMIGIQAFINIGGVTATIPLTGVPLPFISYGGSSLLAILLSTGILLSVSREVSRQKIIEQGQKQLHALDR, encoded by the coding sequence ATGAAGACACGGGGAGTCCCTGACTTTCTGTTGTTGTTTTTGACGGCCCTCTTGGTAGGGTTTGGCATCACCATGGTTCTGAGTTCCAGCTCGATCTTCGCCCTGACAAGCTTTACGGTGAACGGTTGTAAAGTATGCGGCGGTGATGAGCTCTACTTCGTCAAAAGACAGGCCGTATTCTTACTCGTCGGTACTGTCGGAATGCTCATTACCATGAATATCCCCTTCTCTTTTTACAAGCGTAATTTTCTCTTGATTGCCTTTGTCAGTGTTCTCGCCTTGATTTTGGTACTGATACCCGGCATCGGTCAAAAGATTCAGGGGGCAAGATCATGGTTTAGTTTAGGACCTGTCAATCTCCAACCGGCTGAGTTCGCCAAATTGGGGTTAATTCTCTACCTGGCTGCGATCATTTCCAAAAAAGGAGACGGATTCCGCGATTTAAAGAAAGGTCTTCTCCCACCATTAGTGGTCACTGGTATCTTTTGTGGACTGATTGTGATCCAGCCTGATATGGGAACGGCCGCTATACTTCTGGGAACAGCCGTCATCGTCATGATTTGCGGCGGCGCGCGGCTTAGTCATCTGTTTTTGCTCGGGTTTCCGACGTCGACCCTCGCATTTATTGCGTACGTCACGACGAAAAACCATGCCTGGGACCGCCTAACTTCTTTCATGGACCCATGGAGCGACCCGCTGGATACGGGTTACCACATCAAACAATCGCTCATCGCCATCGCTCACGGAGGTTGGACGGGGACCGGATTTGGAAAGAGCATCCAAAAATATTTGTACCTTCCCGAAGCGCACACCGACTTTATTTTCGCGGTCATGGCGGAAGAGCTTGGCTTTATTGGGACAACCCTGTTCCTGCTTATTTACCTCCTGTTTCTTTTGCGCGGCATTCAGATCTGCCTGAAGGTGCAGGACACCTTCGCCAGCTTGGCGGGAATCGGCATTATCAGCATGATCGGGATTCAGGCTTTCATCAATATTGGCGGCGTTACCGCCACGATCCCATTGACGGGGGTCCCCCTGCCCTTTATCAGCTACGGCGGCTCCTCTTTGCTGGCTATTCTCCTGTCAACTGGCATCTTGCTTAGTGTCTCTCGAGAAGTGAGCAGGCAGAAGATAATCGAGCAAGGGCAAAAACAATTACATGCATTAGATAGGTAG
- a CDS encoding thermonuclease family protein: protein MKRLLGWLAVLACFLYACGAPEQPKANGEISATVSRVVDGDTFEISTGEKVRLIGVDTPETVKPNHPVEPYGKEASDFSKKLLTGQEVRLVFDVEPYDRYKRLLAYVYLSDGTFVNEKLVRDGYARIMTVPPNVAKADLFLEAEREARENNRGLWGLEDQEDTASQKKSAKSGTPSEKSVTPAEEAPSPDQLIKGNINSKGEKIYHVPGSRNYDQTKAEVWFATEEEAQAAGFRAPKR from the coding sequence ATGAAACGCCTTCTTGGCTGGCTCGCTGTTCTTGCCTGTTTTCTGTACGCGTGCGGTGCCCCGGAGCAACCGAAAGCGAACGGCGAGATTTCAGCAACGGTTTCCCGTGTTGTGGACGGGGATACGTTTGAAATATCCACCGGTGAAAAGGTGCGCCTGATTGGGGTAGACACACCGGAAACCGTCAAGCCCAACCATCCGGTAGAACCATATGGCAAGGAAGCAAGCGATTTTTCCAAAAAACTTTTGACAGGCCAAGAGGTACGGCTTGTTTTTGATGTAGAGCCCTACGATCGTTATAAACGGCTGCTGGCCTATGTCTATTTATCTGACGGCACCTTCGTTAACGAAAAGCTGGTAAGGGATGGGTACGCCCGGATCATGACGGTTCCACCGAATGTTGCCAAAGCAGATCTATTTTTGGAAGCAGAGCGGGAAGCTCGGGAGAATAACAGAGGGCTCTGGGGACTCGAGGACCAGGAAGACACTGCGTCACAGAAGAAATCTGCCAAATCGGGGACTCCCAGCGAAAAGTCCGTCACTCCGGCGGAGGAAGCACCATCTCCAGATCAGCTCATTAAAGGCAATATCAACTCCAAGGGGGAAAAAATCTATCACGTCCCCGGTTCGCGGAATTATGACCAGACAAAAGCGGAGGTTTGGTTTGCAACGGAGGAGGAAGCACAAGCGGCAGGTTTTCGCGCGCCAAAACGATAG
- a CDS encoding putative holin-like toxin, whose product MTVYEALSLMLAFGTLVLMLSTSKKK is encoded by the coding sequence ATGACAGTATATGAAGCACTAAGTCTGATGCTAGCGTTCGGGACCTTAGTCTTGATGCTGTCAACCAGTAAAAAGAAATGA
- a CDS encoding YugN family protein, with protein MVIKDTGVGNKEVMLADLDHYMNDLGFVRGAWDYKHATYDYELKDKGTVYYLRIEADVIEGKLEDSHALLKLGEPYMGKHLFPHGLDYDSPIPDSVVQTAKRKLQVLNEKLTAL; from the coding sequence ATGGTTATCAAGGACACGGGCGTCGGCAACAAAGAAGTCATGCTTGCCGATCTGGATCACTACATGAATGACCTGGGTTTTGTACGAGGAGCTTGGGATTACAAACACGCTACATACGACTATGAACTGAAAGATAAAGGTACCGTTTACTACCTGCGCATCGAAGCGGATGTGATCGAAGGAAAACTGGAAGACAGCCACGCACTGCTCAAATTGGGCGAACCATACATGGGCAAGCATCTGTTCCCACACGGTCTGGATTACGATTCCCCGATTCCGGATTCGGTTGTACAAACAGCAAAACGGAAGCTGCAAGTATTGAACGAGAAGCTTACCGCCCTGTAA
- a CDS encoding CBS domain-containing protein, which translates to MAKVENRTLREIMTKDVETVTLKDNVYEVSCKMRDWNVGVIPVVDEKNDVIGMITDRDIVIRGLAEKREGSAAVETVMTRDIILGRPEMTVDEAAKIMAQHQIRRLPVVENGKMVGIVALGDMAVREVHHDEATEALSQISEPLGNQ; encoded by the coding sequence ATGGCAAAAGTTGAAAATCGGACACTGCGTGAAATTATGACCAAAGATGTTGAAACCGTTACCCTTAAAGATAATGTATATGAGGTTTCTTGCAAGATGCGCGATTGGAACGTGGGGGTTATCCCCGTAGTTGACGAGAAAAATGATGTCATCGGGATGATTACGGACCGGGATATCGTTATCCGTGGACTGGCAGAAAAACGCGAAGGTTCGGCAGCAGTAGAAACGGTGATGACGCGCGATATTATTCTCGGCCGTCCCGAAATGACTGTGGACGAAGCTGCCAAAATTATGGCCCAGCACCAAATCCGCCGATTGCCTGTTGTGGAAAACGGAAAAATGGTCGGGATCGTCGCGTTGGGTGACATGGCTGTCCGTGAGGTTCACCACGACGAGGCTACGGAAGCTCTCTCGCAGATTTCAGAGCCGCTCGGCAATCAGTAA